Proteins encoded in a region of the Tachyglossus aculeatus isolate mTacAcu1 chromosome 11, mTacAcu1.pri, whole genome shotgun sequence genome:
- the LOC119934673 gene encoding keratin, type I cytoskeletal 10-like, translated as MQNLNDRLASYLDKVDELGQANKALETKIKEWHEKFGQGAVNAPSRDYRKYYSTIEDLKTQIIQVTQDHTTAVLQIDNARLTADDFRLKFESEAALCQSVEADITGLRRVLEELTLSKTDQELQIESLTEELAYLKKNHEEEIQSDSKTTLGGVNVEINAAPGIDLTLLLNRMREQYESLAEQNRQEAEARFAEQSKELSVQISTSVEETSTNKSEIAELRRTLQTLEFELKAQISLKQSLESSLAETEGNFCAQLSQIQVLISSLETQVQQIREETECQNAAYEQLLDIKIRLESEIGTYRQLLDREGS; from the exons ATGCAGAATCTGAATGACCGCCTGGCTTCCTACCTAGACAAGGTGGATGAACTGGGGCAAGCCAACAAAGCGCTCGAAACCAAAATTAAAGAATGGCATGAAAAATTTGGACAAGGAGCGGTGAACGCCCCTTCCCGGGACTACAGAAAGTATTACAGCACCATTGAAGACCTTAAAACTCAG ATCATCCAAGTCACGCAAGACCACACCACTGCCGTGCTGCAGATCGACAATGCCAGGCTAACTGCCGATGACTTCAGACTGAA GTTTGAGAGCGAAGCAGCCCTGTGCCAGAGCGTGGAAGCCGATATCACCGGCCTCCGCAGGGTCCTGGAGGAGTTGACCCTGTCCAAGACTGACCAGGAGCTGCAGATCGAAAGCCTCACGGAGGAGCTGGCCTACCTCAAGAAGAACCACGAGGAG GAAATTCAGAGCGACTCCAAGACCACTCTCGGGGGTGTCAATGTGGAAATCAACGCGGCCCCGGGAATCGACCTGACCCTACTGCTGAATAGGATGCGAGAGCAATACGAATCCCTCGCCGAGCAGAATCGCCAAGAGGCTGAAGCCCGCTTCGCGGAGCAG AGCAAAGAACTGAGTGTGCAGATCTCCACAAGTGTCGAAGAGACAAGCACCAACAAGAGTGAGATTGCCGAACTGAGACGCACTCTTCAGACCCTGGAGTTTGAGCTCAAGGCCCAGATCTCTCTG AAACAATCACTTGAGTCTAGTCTGGCAGAGACTGAAGGGAACTTCTGTGCACAACTGTCCCAAATACAAGTGCTCATCAGCAGCCTGGAAACCCAAGTGCAACAAATCCGGGAAGAAACCGAGTGCCAGAATGCAGCATACGAACAACTCCTGGACATCAAGATCCGCTTGGAGAGTGAGATCGGGACTTACCGCCAGCTCCTGGATAGAGAGGGAAG CTGA